One window of the Puntigrus tetrazona isolate hp1 chromosome 13, ASM1883169v1, whole genome shotgun sequence genome contains the following:
- the washc2c gene encoding WASH complex subunit 2 isoform X3, with the protein MSSFMENGPSNHNGDAEQVWERAWTLEEMQKSSTNWSLAADSGLFLFLQDFSQRMLSKTHEIEKQLDGLIQDTKATDSRLHTVFNDFLMLSNTQFIENRVYDEEVEDPAPKTETLEKQPEQEKTREQKEAELIPKVQEAVNYGLKVLESAFEQLDIKAGNSDSEDEETLEKVEPILEAKDLYVDRPLPYLIGSQAFMDQDDVGLGDLSSDEMSIGSGRDSVIESDVEEGDESDEYSDQDEEVHGNFKKKPSVASYDDADEDEDSDIFGGSDKDEDELKKDTGLPSFADELAARIKGETPNKPEADRTSLSSGPSITQKKSKTKKESKPQGTSDLEDDQDEMFKPPKMEDEEYSPFGGKGGLFSGGKGLFDDDDEGDLFSDAPKTEPMEKEKTGPPKTKKIPTGAVSIFPENKLFGSPNDSGSLESKGSKSPARPKVQAAPKPAPVGGGLFDDDDDDDDDFFSGKTPNKSTAGQEKQMPKKAVDLFGEADEEEEEDDDEDDDEDRAMFSGKASAALPQQDKRAEGEEETRPPEKKPPVGAVSMFGPGTKNILEGLKKRRPSTSEESAKSEESGPPAEAVKSSPVLGASEKTHNKSLFSDDEDSQLFASETASKSKPTTQSKPSKAPLSIFDDEEEEDLFSSTPKSKSVQVKKTSLQPKKPVSSSLFSDDEDQWMSSKPSKGSPEVKPSGMKASVSAPSRLPSVKAPQKDGLFEEDDDDLFAATNESSSKKSSQRVSLLFEDEGDDDDDDDEDKEPLFGFKTPANKAPSEVKVSAAPSMFESTEDGTAPNVAKDKTAEEKKPVEKKPVESIPPSEEVKKKPVGAVSLFGGIDVLTDKQDISKKQTKNQKEIADGDELQKEGPPPMESKGTKSKKTALSLFDDDDDDDGDDDEDLYTDEIIPVLKTSKSAEKNALKDHGPRMKSTGVFQDEELLFSHTQQRDNDPDVDLFATSPKPPVPSQSSVKPAVPTLFGDDDDDDLFSSAKPKAPPKVPEKPSKPKIKEMDKSTLTSTKEPTSPLKSKTTSSRIGELQASLAVNPASLLPGAVPRIPGAVSVIPGLAPASFPAAAKPLPATDTIPDHQPSSEGGVSFDSPAQVSTLQNANKGRAKGAGRRRPQTRTARHLAAQQSEQAVGESSSVQADEPVMAASLPTFNPVSVRPSALTLPVSTPAPAKSPDEAVRPKRFLDSGDDLFDSDDLFGTKPVSSSKHKAKTPEEGHKKASKTETVIASKKDQASSIFDSHEDDLFATVKQKPVQKGKQISFLEDDDDDDDIFGAGKSKSADSKNFKAEASSAKPDFFQTVKCLQDEPKDPPKAQKKPKEVLLDASLFDDDVDIFADLTGTTKPKEKKAKKKLETKSIFDDDMDDIFSTATTKPTVKPSSKSKKSQPTQDPVSAVETGSNIFDDPLNAFGGN; encoded by the exons ATGTCTAGTTTTATGGAGAATGGCCCCAGTAATCATAATGGGGATGCTGAGCAAGTATGGGAGAGAGCCTGGACACTGGAAGAGATGCAGAAATCCAGCACAAACTGGTCACTGGCAGCAGATTCAGGG TTGTTTCTTTTCCTGCAAGACTTCTCTCAGAGGATGCTGTCCAAGACGCATGAGATTGAGAAACAGTTGGACGGTCTCATCCAGGACACTAAAGCCACAGACAGCCGCCTACACACAGTGTTTAACGACTTCCTCATGCTGTCTAACACACAGTTCATTGAGAac AGGGTTTACGATGAAGAGGTGGAAGACCCTGCACCAAAGACAGAAACTCTGGAGAAACAGCCCGAACAG GAGAAGACGAGGGAGCAGAAAGAAGCAGAACTAATACCCAAAGTCCAAGAGGCCGTCAACTATGGTCTGAAGGTCCTGGAATCTGCTTTCGAACAGCTGGACATCAAGGCAGGAAACTCTGACTCTGAGGATGAGGAGACTCTGGAAAAAGTAGAGCCCATTTTGGAAGCAAAG GACCTGTACGTGGACAGACCTTTGCCGTACTTGATCGGTTCCCAAGCATTTATGGATCAGGATGATGTTGGCTTGGGCGATCTATCCAGTGATG AAATGTCTATTGGAAGTGGCAGAGACAGCGTCATTGAGAGTGATGTTGAAGAAGGTGATGAG TCAGATGAATACTCTGACCAGGATGAGGAGGTCCATGGCAACTTTAAGAAA AAGCCATCTGTTGCTAGTTACGATGAtgctgatgaagatgaagattcAGACATATTTGGAGGGTCTGATAAGGATGAAGATGAACTCAAAAAG GACACTGGTCTGCCATCCTTTGCTGATGAACTAGCGGCCAGAATCAAGGGAGAGACTCCGAATAAGCCTGAAGCAGATCGCACAT CATTGTCATCCGGCCCATCCATCACCCAGAAGAAgagtaaaacaaagaaagagtcAAAACCTCAGGGTACGAGCGACC TGGAGGATGATCAGGACGAGATGTTCAAACCACCAAAAATGGAAGATGAGGAATATTCTCCGTTCGGTGGAAAGGGTGGGCTTTTTAGTGGAGGCAAAGGCCTGTTCGATGATGACGACGAG GGAGATCTGTTTTCTGATGCGCCCAAAACCGAGCCGATGGAAAAGGAAAAGACAG GGCCCCCTAAAACTAAGAAAATACCCACTGGCGCTGTCTCCATCTTTCCTG aaaacaaactttttgGCTCGCCAAATGATTCGGGCTCACTGGAGAGCAAAGGCAGTAAGAGTCCAGCGAGGCCCAAAGTGCAGGCAGCTCCAAAGCCTGCCCCGGTGGGAGGAGGGCTGTTtgatgacgacgacgacgatgacGATGACTTCTTTAGTGGAAAGACGCCCAACAAATCCACCGCTG GACAAGAGAAGCAAATGCCAAAGAAGGCTGTAGACCTGTTTGGAGAAgctgatgaggaggaggaggaggacgatgatgaggatgatgatgaagacaGAGCAATGTTCAGTGGGAAAGCCAGTGCAGCTCTTCCTCAGCAAGACAAAAGAGCCGAGGGGGAAGAGGAGACGCGTCCTCCAGAGAAAAAG CCTCCAGTTGGCGCCGTTTCAATGTTTGGGCCCGGCACTAAAAATATACTGGAGGGTCTGAAGAAACGCCGTCCGTCCACCAGTGAAGAATCTGCCAAGTCTGAAGAG AGTGGACCTCCAGCTGAAGCAGTCAAATCTTCACCTGTGCTGGGAGCGTCTGAGAAAACGCACAACAAGAGTCTGTTCTCAGACGATGAAGACTCACAA CTGTTCGCGAGCGAGACTGCGAGCAAATCAAAGCCTACAACTCAGAGCAAACCAAGTAAAGCTCCGCTCTCAATAtttgatgatgaagaagaagag gaccTTTTTTCATCAACACCAAAGTCCAAGTCCGTTCAGGTCAAAAAAACATCTCTACAACCCAAGAAACCTGTATCCAGTTCACTCTTCAGTGATGATGag GATCAGTGGATGAGCTCCAAGCCTAGCAAAGGAAGCCCGGAAGTGAAGCCCAGCGGAATGAAGGCGAGTGTTAGCGCCCCCTCCAGGCTACCCAGTGTCAAAGCACCACAAAAAGACGGCCTGTTTGAGGAGGACGATGATGATTTGTTTGCAGCCACAAATGAGTCAAG CAGTAAGAAGTCATCTCAGAGAGTATCTCTTCTGTTTGAGGAtgaaggtgatgatgatgatgatgatgatgaggacaAAGAACCTCTTTTTGGcttcaaaacacctgcaaataAAGCTCCTTCTGAAGTGAAG GTTTCTGCTGCGCCCTCCATGTTTGAATCCACGGAGGACGGGACTGCGCCTAATGTAGCAAAGGACAAGACGGCAGAGGAGAAGAAGCCTGTGGAGAAGAAGCCAGTGGAATCCATCCCACCCTCTGAAGAGGTTAAGAAGAAGCCAGTAGGAGCAGTAAGCCTTTTTGGTGGGATTGATGTATTGACAGACAAGCAAGATATAAGTAAA AAGCAGACTAAAAATCAAAAGGAGATTGCTGATGGTGATGAGCTGCAAAAGGAGGGCCCTCCACCCATGGAGAGTAAGGGGACCAAGAGCAAGAAAACGGCACTGAGtctttttgatgatgatgacgatgacgaCGGTGATGACGATGAAGATCTGTACACCGATGAAATAATTCCTGTCCTCAAAACATCCAAATCAGCAGAAAAGAATGCACTAAAG GATCACGGGCCCCGAATGAAGAGCACAGGTGTGTTCCAAGACGAGGAACTACTTTTCAGTCACACGCAACAGAGGGACAACGACCCTGATGTGGACCTTTTTGCCACATCTCCTAAACCACCT gtGCCGTCTCAGAGCTCTGTAAAACCAGCTGTACCCACACTGTTCGGGgatgacgacgacgacgacCTCTTCAGTTCAGCAAAGCCTAAAGCTCCTCCG AAAGTACCCGAGAAGCCCAGCAAGCctaaaataaaggaaatggaCAAATCAACACTGACCTCAACCAAG GAGCCTACAAGCCctctaaaatctaaaacaacCTCCTCAAGGATTGGAGAACTTCaa GCTAGCTTAGCTGTCAACCCTGCCAGCCTTCTGCCAGGCGCAGTGCCACGGATTCCAGGAGCTGTCAGCGTAATCCCTGGCCTGGCACCCGCTTCCTTCCCTGCAGCTGCCAAGCCGCTGCCAGCTACAGATACCATCCCTGATCATCAGCCCTCCAGCGAGGGAGGGGTGAGCTTCGACTCGCCCGCTCAGGTCAGCACGCTACAGAACGCTAACAAG GGTCGGGCTAAAGGCGCAGGGCGACGGCGACCACAGACAAGAACAGCTAGACATCTTGCAGCGCAGCAGTCGGAGCAGGCTGTTGGAGAAAGCAGCTCTGTACAAGCTGATGAGCCAGTTATGGCCGCTTCTCTTCCTACCTTTAACCCAGTTTCAGTGCGACCTTCAGCGCTCACTTTACCCGTTAGCACCCCTGCTCCTGCCAAGAGCCCCGACGAAGCAGTCAGGCCGAAGAGATTTCTCGATTCTGGAGATGATCTGTTTGATTCAGATGATCTCTTTGGCACAAAGCCCGTTTCCTCCtcaaaacacaaagcaaagaCCCCCGAGGAAGGCCATAAGAAAGCCTCCAAGACAGAAACCGTCATAGCTTCAAAGAAAGACCAGGCCTCTTCTATTTTTGACAGCCACGAGGATGATCTTTTTGCTACAGTCAAACAGAAGCCTGTCCAGAAAGGCAAACAAATTTCCTTCCtagaagatgatgatgatgatgatgatatttttGGAGCAGGAAAGAGTAAAAGTGCAGATAGTAAAAACTTCAAAGCAGAAGCCAGCTCTGCAAAACCGGACTTTTTCCAG acCGTAAAATGTTTGCAGGATGAACCGAAAGATCCTCCCAAGGCCCAGAAGAAGCCCAAGGAAGTGTTGTTGGATGCAAGTTTGtttgatgatgatgttgatatttttgCTGACTTGACTGGCACCACAAAGCCAAAGGAGAAGAAAGCAAAGAAGAAATTGGAGACAAAATCTATATTCGACGATGACATGG ATGATATTTTCTCGACTGCGACTACGAAACCAACGGTGAAGCCCTCCTCTAAGTCTAAGAAGAGCCAGCCCACCCAGGATCCAGTGTCAGCTGTGGAAACAGGCAGCAATATTTTCGATGATCCCTTGAATGCGTTTGGAGGAAACTGA
- the washc2c gene encoding WASH complex subunit 2 isoform X1 — protein MSSFMENGPSNHNGDAEQVWERAWTLEEMQKSSTNWSLAADSGLFLFLQDFSQRMLSKTHEIEKQLDGLIQDTKATDSRLHTVFNDFLMLSNTQFIENRVYDEEVEDPAPKTETLEKQPEQEKTREQKEAELIPKVQEAVNYGLKVLESAFEQLDIKAGNSDSEDEETLEKVEPILEAKDLYVDRPLPYLIGSQAFMDQDDVGLGDLSSDEMSIGSGRDSVIESDVEEGDEQSDEYSDQDEEVHGNFKKKPSVASYDDADEDEDSDIFGGSDKDEDELKKDTGLPSFADELAARIKGETPNKPEADRTSLSSGPSITQKKSKTKKESKPQGTSDLEDDQDEMFKPPKMEDEEYSPFGGKGGLFSGGKGLFDDDDEGDLFSDAPKTEPMEKEKTGPPKTKKIPTGAVSIFPENKLFGSPNDSGSLESKGSKSPARPKVQAAPKPAPVGGGLFDDDDDDDDDFFSGKTPNKSTAGQEKQMPKKAVDLFGEADEEEEEDDDEDDDEDRAMFSGKASAALPQQDKRAEGEEETRPPEKKPPVGAVSMFGPGTKNILEGLKKRRPSTSEESAKSEESGPPAEAVKSSPVLGASEKTHNKSLFSDDEDSQLFASETASKSKPTTQSKPSKAPLSIFDDEEEEDLFSSTPKSKSVQVKKTSLQPKKPVSSSLFSDDEDQWMSSKPSKGSPEVKPSGMKASVSAPSRLPSVKAPQKDGLFEEDDDDLFAATNESSSKKSSQRVSLLFEDEGDDDDDDDEDKEPLFGFKTPANKAPSEVKVSAAPSMFESTEDGTAPNVAKDKTAEEKKPVEKKPVESIPPSEEVKKKPVGAVSLFGGIDVLTDKQDISKKQTKNQKEIADGDELQKEGPPPMESKGTKSKKTALSLFDDDDDDDGDDDEDLYTDEIIPVLKTSKSAEKNALKDHGPRMKSTGVFQDEELLFSHTQQRDNDPDVDLFATSPKPPVPSQSSVKPAVPTLFGDDDDDDLFSSAKPKAPPKVPEKPSKPKIKEMDKSTLTSTKEPTSPLKSKTTSSRIGELQASLAVNPASLLPGAVPRIPGAVSVIPGLAPASFPAAAKPLPATDTIPDHQPSSEGGVSFDSPAQVSTLQNANKGRAKGAGRRRPQTRTARHLAAQQSEQAVGESSSVQADEPVMAASLPTFNPVSVRPSALTLPVSTPAPAKSPDEAVRPKRFLDSGDDLFDSDDLFGTKPVSSSKHKAKTPEEGHKKASKTETVIASKKDQASSIFDSHEDDLFATVKQKPVQKGKQISFLEDDDDDDDIFGAGKSKSADSKNFKAEASSAKPDFFQTVKCLQDEPKDPPKAQKKPKEVLLDASLFDDDVDIFADLTGTTKPKEKKAKKKLETKSIFDDDMDDIFSTATTKPTVKPSSKSKKSQPTQDPVSAVETGSNIFDDPLNAFGGN, from the exons ATGTCTAGTTTTATGGAGAATGGCCCCAGTAATCATAATGGGGATGCTGAGCAAGTATGGGAGAGAGCCTGGACACTGGAAGAGATGCAGAAATCCAGCACAAACTGGTCACTGGCAGCAGATTCAGGG TTGTTTCTTTTCCTGCAAGACTTCTCTCAGAGGATGCTGTCCAAGACGCATGAGATTGAGAAACAGTTGGACGGTCTCATCCAGGACACTAAAGCCACAGACAGCCGCCTACACACAGTGTTTAACGACTTCCTCATGCTGTCTAACACACAGTTCATTGAGAac AGGGTTTACGATGAAGAGGTGGAAGACCCTGCACCAAAGACAGAAACTCTGGAGAAACAGCCCGAACAG GAGAAGACGAGGGAGCAGAAAGAAGCAGAACTAATACCCAAAGTCCAAGAGGCCGTCAACTATGGTCTGAAGGTCCTGGAATCTGCTTTCGAACAGCTGGACATCAAGGCAGGAAACTCTGACTCTGAGGATGAGGAGACTCTGGAAAAAGTAGAGCCCATTTTGGAAGCAAAG GACCTGTACGTGGACAGACCTTTGCCGTACTTGATCGGTTCCCAAGCATTTATGGATCAGGATGATGTTGGCTTGGGCGATCTATCCAGTGATG AAATGTCTATTGGAAGTGGCAGAGACAGCGTCATTGAGAGTGATGTTGAAGAAGGTGATGAG CAGTCAGATGAATACTCTGACCAGGATGAGGAGGTCCATGGCAACTTTAAGAAA AAGCCATCTGTTGCTAGTTACGATGAtgctgatgaagatgaagattcAGACATATTTGGAGGGTCTGATAAGGATGAAGATGAACTCAAAAAG GACACTGGTCTGCCATCCTTTGCTGATGAACTAGCGGCCAGAATCAAGGGAGAGACTCCGAATAAGCCTGAAGCAGATCGCACAT CATTGTCATCCGGCCCATCCATCACCCAGAAGAAgagtaaaacaaagaaagagtcAAAACCTCAGGGTACGAGCGACC TGGAGGATGATCAGGACGAGATGTTCAAACCACCAAAAATGGAAGATGAGGAATATTCTCCGTTCGGTGGAAAGGGTGGGCTTTTTAGTGGAGGCAAAGGCCTGTTCGATGATGACGACGAG GGAGATCTGTTTTCTGATGCGCCCAAAACCGAGCCGATGGAAAAGGAAAAGACAG GGCCCCCTAAAACTAAGAAAATACCCACTGGCGCTGTCTCCATCTTTCCTG aaaacaaactttttgGCTCGCCAAATGATTCGGGCTCACTGGAGAGCAAAGGCAGTAAGAGTCCAGCGAGGCCCAAAGTGCAGGCAGCTCCAAAGCCTGCCCCGGTGGGAGGAGGGCTGTTtgatgacgacgacgacgatgacGATGACTTCTTTAGTGGAAAGACGCCCAACAAATCCACCGCTG GACAAGAGAAGCAAATGCCAAAGAAGGCTGTAGACCTGTTTGGAGAAgctgatgaggaggaggaggaggacgatgatgaggatgatgatgaagacaGAGCAATGTTCAGTGGGAAAGCCAGTGCAGCTCTTCCTCAGCAAGACAAAAGAGCCGAGGGGGAAGAGGAGACGCGTCCTCCAGAGAAAAAG CCTCCAGTTGGCGCCGTTTCAATGTTTGGGCCCGGCACTAAAAATATACTGGAGGGTCTGAAGAAACGCCGTCCGTCCACCAGTGAAGAATCTGCCAAGTCTGAAGAG AGTGGACCTCCAGCTGAAGCAGTCAAATCTTCACCTGTGCTGGGAGCGTCTGAGAAAACGCACAACAAGAGTCTGTTCTCAGACGATGAAGACTCACAA CTGTTCGCGAGCGAGACTGCGAGCAAATCAAAGCCTACAACTCAGAGCAAACCAAGTAAAGCTCCGCTCTCAATAtttgatgatgaagaagaagag gaccTTTTTTCATCAACACCAAAGTCCAAGTCCGTTCAGGTCAAAAAAACATCTCTACAACCCAAGAAACCTGTATCCAGTTCACTCTTCAGTGATGATGag GATCAGTGGATGAGCTCCAAGCCTAGCAAAGGAAGCCCGGAAGTGAAGCCCAGCGGAATGAAGGCGAGTGTTAGCGCCCCCTCCAGGCTACCCAGTGTCAAAGCACCACAAAAAGACGGCCTGTTTGAGGAGGACGATGATGATTTGTTTGCAGCCACAAATGAGTCAAG CAGTAAGAAGTCATCTCAGAGAGTATCTCTTCTGTTTGAGGAtgaaggtgatgatgatgatgatgatgatgaggacaAAGAACCTCTTTTTGGcttcaaaacacctgcaaataAAGCTCCTTCTGAAGTGAAG GTTTCTGCTGCGCCCTCCATGTTTGAATCCACGGAGGACGGGACTGCGCCTAATGTAGCAAAGGACAAGACGGCAGAGGAGAAGAAGCCTGTGGAGAAGAAGCCAGTGGAATCCATCCCACCCTCTGAAGAGGTTAAGAAGAAGCCAGTAGGAGCAGTAAGCCTTTTTGGTGGGATTGATGTATTGACAGACAAGCAAGATATAAGTAAA AAGCAGACTAAAAATCAAAAGGAGATTGCTGATGGTGATGAGCTGCAAAAGGAGGGCCCTCCACCCATGGAGAGTAAGGGGACCAAGAGCAAGAAAACGGCACTGAGtctttttgatgatgatgacgatgacgaCGGTGATGACGATGAAGATCTGTACACCGATGAAATAATTCCTGTCCTCAAAACATCCAAATCAGCAGAAAAGAATGCACTAAAG GATCACGGGCCCCGAATGAAGAGCACAGGTGTGTTCCAAGACGAGGAACTACTTTTCAGTCACACGCAACAGAGGGACAACGACCCTGATGTGGACCTTTTTGCCACATCTCCTAAACCACCT gtGCCGTCTCAGAGCTCTGTAAAACCAGCTGTACCCACACTGTTCGGGgatgacgacgacgacgacCTCTTCAGTTCAGCAAAGCCTAAAGCTCCTCCG AAAGTACCCGAGAAGCCCAGCAAGCctaaaataaaggaaatggaCAAATCAACACTGACCTCAACCAAG GAGCCTACAAGCCctctaaaatctaaaacaacCTCCTCAAGGATTGGAGAACTTCaa GCTAGCTTAGCTGTCAACCCTGCCAGCCTTCTGCCAGGCGCAGTGCCACGGATTCCAGGAGCTGTCAGCGTAATCCCTGGCCTGGCACCCGCTTCCTTCCCTGCAGCTGCCAAGCCGCTGCCAGCTACAGATACCATCCCTGATCATCAGCCCTCCAGCGAGGGAGGGGTGAGCTTCGACTCGCCCGCTCAGGTCAGCACGCTACAGAACGCTAACAAG GGTCGGGCTAAAGGCGCAGGGCGACGGCGACCACAGACAAGAACAGCTAGACATCTTGCAGCGCAGCAGTCGGAGCAGGCTGTTGGAGAAAGCAGCTCTGTACAAGCTGATGAGCCAGTTATGGCCGCTTCTCTTCCTACCTTTAACCCAGTTTCAGTGCGACCTTCAGCGCTCACTTTACCCGTTAGCACCCCTGCTCCTGCCAAGAGCCCCGACGAAGCAGTCAGGCCGAAGAGATTTCTCGATTCTGGAGATGATCTGTTTGATTCAGATGATCTCTTTGGCACAAAGCCCGTTTCCTCCtcaaaacacaaagcaaagaCCCCCGAGGAAGGCCATAAGAAAGCCTCCAAGACAGAAACCGTCATAGCTTCAAAGAAAGACCAGGCCTCTTCTATTTTTGACAGCCACGAGGATGATCTTTTTGCTACAGTCAAACAGAAGCCTGTCCAGAAAGGCAAACAAATTTCCTTCCtagaagatgatgatgatgatgatgatatttttGGAGCAGGAAAGAGTAAAAGTGCAGATAGTAAAAACTTCAAAGCAGAAGCCAGCTCTGCAAAACCGGACTTTTTCCAG acCGTAAAATGTTTGCAGGATGAACCGAAAGATCCTCCCAAGGCCCAGAAGAAGCCCAAGGAAGTGTTGTTGGATGCAAGTTTGtttgatgatgatgttgatatttttgCTGACTTGACTGGCACCACAAAGCCAAAGGAGAAGAAAGCAAAGAAGAAATTGGAGACAAAATCTATATTCGACGATGACATGG ATGATATTTTCTCGACTGCGACTACGAAACCAACGGTGAAGCCCTCCTCTAAGTCTAAGAAGAGCCAGCCCACCCAGGATCCAGTGTCAGCTGTGGAAACAGGCAGCAATATTTTCGATGATCCCTTGAATGCGTTTGGAGGAAACTGA